A single region of the Tigriopus californicus strain San Diego chromosome 8, Tcal_SD_v2.1, whole genome shotgun sequence genome encodes:
- the LOC131885236 gene encoding FAST kinase domain-containing protein 3, mitochondrial-like, which yields MNRLVRTHSVPWGCLVRRWMAHQSGGGSGTPPVGQTSVFVQTGLKIRELPLVVTKVHNVLQIAGMDPFRHDLETPTPYFRASDQSQITAETREIMAGFDRCPSTSAIFTLLETIPLDEVTPDVAVHALQRVIDLENPGPAGVPPLACHRQTLAGNNRTSLDDSLKPFQRIAFINMLLDIVYRSRDPRVILAGLKIVSQDQLPDEATAYKERMCQETLACVGEGVFTLRQVCDAIQVMGHFYPDKKRCFELADKFWSPLMDQMDPMTVREISAVFATLPFLKQSRSLILTILENKIVVFWQELQTRDILEILRVLTKLKVCSDKVLRVVSQWLTVNIHSLSEEEVLAIIYCFQNLEYIDSRIISTMEKYIKIRGCHIKEKDLMATFCEYCLDFRVRSPVILEGVGEYFIAHGKTLTTPQLYSMTRIFGQLNYCPPNGFKFWQIVEEMVDQKFGEFPPKEILGLLLSFIMIERYPLNFVRKIFNPYFLDRLDNQAPEDVIDSRFELKLFDNCFQLEVDSYSGPFLPKMNKYVSLGRPKNMKHIRLCADVFGNILNDLNRVQTSVTLSALPLHPFYVMDLMIYPTRASAFLRFGAATENSGVVVGLIRNAEDFDRHGKRLLGPKALQLRLLKTLGFKVMEINSNTINRLKVYPNKLESYLSQLYHQALSP from the exons ATGAATCGATTAGTCCGTACTCATTCAGTCCCATGGGGCTGCCTAGTTCGACGATGGATGGCCCATCAATCCGGAGGCGGGTCCGGGACCCCGCCAGTCGGCCAGACCTCGGTCTTTGTGCAAACGGGACTCAAGATTCGCGAACTGCCCTTGGTGGTCACTAAGGTGCACAATGTGTTACAAATTGCGGGCATGGACCCGTTTCGACATGACCTGGAAACGCCCACGCCCTACTTTCGGGCCTCGGATCAAAGCCAGATTACGGCGGAGACCCGCGAAATTATGGCCGGCTTCGATCGGTGTCCCTCGACTTCGGCCATCTTCACCTTACTTGAAACCATCCCGCTCGATGAGGTCACGCCCGATGTGGCGGTCCACGCTCTTCAACGCGTGATTGAcctggagaatccaggccCTGCGGGCGTTCCACCCCTAGCATGTCATCGACAAACGCTGGCCGGGAATAACCGCACTTCTCTGGACGATTCGCTCAAACCCTTCCAAAGGATTGCCTTCATCAACATGTTGCTGGATATCGTGTACCGTTCGCGGGACCCTCGGGTCATCTTGGctgggttgaaaattgtgagTCAAGACCAATTGCCGGATGAGGCTACGGCTTACAAAGAGCGCATGTGTCAGGAGACCTTGGCCTGCGTAGGTGAGGGTGTGTTCACTTTGCGGCAAGTGTGCGATGCCATTCAGGTCATGGGTCACTTCTATCCGGACAAAAAGCGGTGCTTTGAATTGGCTGACAAGTTTTGGTCGCCACTCATGGACCAAATGGACCCGATGACAGTCCGGGAGATCAGTGCCGTGTTTGCCACCTTGCCTTTTCTCAAACAAAGCCGGAGTTTGATCTTGACGATTCTGGAGAACAAGATTGTCGTCTTCTGGCAAGAGCTCCAAACACGAGACATTCTGGAGATCCTCCGGGTGCTGACTAAACTGAAAGTGTGTAGTGATAAGGTCCTCCGTGTCGTGTCTCAATGGTTGACCGTTAATATCCACTCTTTGAGCGAGGAGGAGGTGTTGGCCATTATTTATTGCTTTCAAAACTTGGAGTACATCGATTCCCGGATCATTTCCACTATGGAAAAGTATATTAAGATCCGGGGTTGCCACATTAAGGAGAAAGACCTGATGGCCACCTTTTGCGAATATTGCTTAGATTTCCGCGTGCGATCGCCGGTCATTCTCGAAGGCGTGGGCGAGTACTTCATCGCTCATGGTAAAACGCTCACCACGCCCCAATTGTACTCGATGACCCGGATCTTTGGTCAGCTGAACTACTGCCCACCCAACGGGTTCAAGTTTTGGCAGATTGTGGAGGAGATGGTGGATCAGAAGTTTGGCGAATTTCCTCCCAAAGAGATCCTTGGCCTGCTACTCTCCTTCATCATGATCGAAAGGTATCCGTTGAACTTTGTACGCAAGATCTTCAACCCCTATTTTCTAGACCGTCTGGACAATCAGGCCCCAGAAGATGTGATTGACTCtcgttttgaattgaaactcTTTGATAactgtttccaacttgaggTCGATTCCTATAGCGGGCCCTTCTTgcccaaaatgaacaagtaCGTCTCATTGGGGCGCCCCAAGAACATGAAACACATCCGCTTGTGCGCGGACGTGTTCGGTAATATACTGAACGACCTAAACCGGGTTCAGACCTCGGTGACTCTGTCAGCGCTTCCTCTTCATCCTTTTTACGTGATGGACCTCATGATTTACCCAACACGAGCCTCGGCCTTTCTAAG GTTTGGAGCTGCCACCGAAAATAGTGGCGTCGTGGTCGGTCTTATTCGGAATGCTGAAGATTTCGACCGACATGGAAAACGATTGTTGGGTCCCAAGGCTCTTCAACTTCGTCTTCTTAAGACGCTTGGATTTAAAGTCATGGAGATCAATTCAAACACCATCAACCGACTCAAGGTGTACCCGAACAAGTTGGAGTCCTATCTGTCCCAGTTATATCACCAAGCTTTGTCCCCATAA
- the LOC131885239 gene encoding la-related protein 7-like: MKRSDTSLDPSEHESSAKKSRILTQVSTEHPDLESIHHPPAKAQRKRKRGLYKTIVQQMEFYFGDANLTKSRFMQEALAQDPWLDLEVFLKFNKLVSMLDQSFARIDLEDLWTALSKIQSDLLEIREQTDGKRQIRRKLPLKVKENEDECTIYVENIPPNVSNDCLRKLFTQYDQVSYVSLPKFKNHEGNKGFAFVEFDTPEGVQKALEAFGAEEGVITSEKPPEELQSVKAFIRDEAGDTQESQQELNEKDSKEPKEPNEETQGQTKEKKSKKKNRKRKREEAPEQDDVELKMMSLRIMSKREWKRLRNKYLNQQRENFKWAKKQMNKPTVNTHIKFQEDTGKPRVDENGKPSIESSVTTDIEESQPESQFRLIPGTVVKFTVDTPIEDRTQVKRQVKSAFIDGVEYVDVQIGASEYHVRCHSAELAAKLAAVSCLGQGCVLEGQDEETYWAKMERERAEKRSGKIPKQTIRGRKKVLKKLDVAANSHKYFTDD, encoded by the coding sequence ATGAAACGTTCCGATACCTCCCTTGATCCCTCAGAGCACGAATCCTCAGCCAAGAAATCGCGAATCTTGACCCAAGTGTCGACTGAGCATCCAGATCTCGAGTCCATCCATCATCCCCCCGCCAAGGCCCAACGGAAACGCAAACGCGGTCTTTACAAGACCATAGTCCAACAAATGGAGTTCTACTTTGGCGATGCCAATCTGACCAAGAGTCGATTCATGCAAGAAGCTCTCGCCCAAGATCCCTGGTTGGATCTGGAGGTGTTCCTCAAGTTCAACAAATTGGTCTCCATGTTGGACCAGAGCTTTGCCCGCATTGACTTGGAGGACTTGTGGACGGCTTTGAGTAAGATCCAATCCGACCTGCTCGAGATCCGGGAACAGACCGATGGGAAGCGGCAAATCCGTCGGAAACTGCCGCTCAAGGTCAAGGAGAATGAGGATGAGTGCACGATTTATGTCGAGAATATCCCGCCGAATGTCTCCAATGATTGCTTGAGAAAACTTTTCACCCAATATGATCAAGTCAGTTATGTGTCTTTGCCCAAGTTCAAAAATCATGAGGGTAACAAAGGTTTTGCCTTTGTCGAGTTTGACACCCCCGAAGGCGTGCAGAAGGCGCTGGAGGCCTTCGGAGCTGAAGAGGGCGTGATCACAAGTGAAAAGCCGCCCGAAGAATTACAGAGCGTAAAGGCTTTCATCCGGGATGAGGCTGGTGATACCCAAGAGTCACAGCAAGAGCTCAATGAGAAAGACTCGAAAGAACCGAAAGAACCGAATGAGGAGACCCAAGGTCAgacgaaggagaagaagagcaagaaaaagaaccgGAAGAGGAAACGCGAAGAAGCTCCGGAACAAGATGATGTGGAGCTCAAGATGATGTCTCTGCGGATCATGTCGAAACGAGAGTGGAAACGATTGCGCAACAAGTACCTCAATCAACAGCGGGAAAACTTTAAATGGGCCAAGAAGCAGATGAATAAACCGACGGTGAATACTCACATCAAATTCCAGGAGGACACCGGGAAACCCCGAGTTGATGAGAATGGGAAACCCTCCATTGAGTCGAGTGTGACCACCGATATCGAGGAATCCCAACCAGAGAGTCAATTTAGGCTCATCCCAGGCACAGTGGTCAAGTTTACCGTGGACACGCCCATTGAGGATCGGACTCAAGTCAAACGGCAAGTCAAGAGCGCCTTCATTGACGGCGTAGAATATGTGGACGTTCAAATTGGAGCGTCTGAATATCATGTGAGATGCCATTCGGCGGAATTGGCCGCGAAATTGGCGGCCGTGTCGTGTCTCGGGCAAGGCTGTGTCCTTGAAGGCCAGGACGAGGAGACGTATTGGGCCAAGATGGAACGAGAAAGGGCCGAGAAGCGATCCGGAAAAATCCCGAAACAAACGATTCGCGGCCGAAAAAAAGTTCTGAAAAAATTGGATGTGGCCGCCAACTCTCACAAGTATTTTACGGATGATTAA